From Pseudomonas poae, the proteins below share one genomic window:
- a CDS encoding aldehyde dehydrogenase family protein: protein MSQAQRYENYINGQWVAGADYCVNLNPSELSDVIGEYAKADVAQVNAAIDAARAAFPAWSTSGIQARHDALDKVGSEILARREELGTLLAREEGKTLPEAIGEVTRAGNIFKFFAGECLRLSGDYVPSVRPGVNVEVTREALGVVGLITPWNFPIAIPAWKIAPALAYGNCVVIKPAELVPGCAWALAEIISRAGFPAGVFNLVMGSGRVVGDVLVNSPKVDGISFTGSVGVGRQIAVSCVSRQAKVQLEMGGKNPQIILDDADLKQAVELSVQSAFYSTGQRCTASSRLIVTAGIHDQFVAAMAERMKSIKVGHALKSGTDIGPVVSQAQLDQDMKYIDIGQSEGARLVSGGGLVTCDTEGYYLAPTLFADSEAAMRISREEIFGPVANVVRVADYEAALAMANDTEFGLSAGIATTSLKYANHFKRHSQAGMVMVNLPTAGVDYHVPFGGRKGSSYGSREQGRYAQEFYTVVKTSYIGS from the coding sequence GTGTCCCAAGCTCAACGTTACGAAAACTACATCAATGGCCAATGGGTGGCCGGTGCCGACTATTGCGTCAACCTCAACCCGTCGGAGTTGTCTGATGTCATTGGCGAATACGCCAAGGCAGACGTAGCCCAAGTCAACGCCGCCATCGATGCCGCCCGCGCCGCTTTCCCGGCCTGGTCGACGTCCGGTATCCAGGCTCGCCACGACGCGCTGGATAAAGTCGGCAGCGAAATCCTCGCCCGCCGCGAAGAACTCGGCACCCTGCTGGCCCGGGAAGAAGGCAAGACCCTGCCCGAAGCCATCGGCGAAGTGACCCGCGCCGGTAACATCTTCAAGTTCTTCGCCGGTGAATGCCTGCGCTTGTCCGGTGATTACGTGCCGTCGGTACGCCCGGGCGTCAACGTCGAAGTGACCCGCGAAGCCCTCGGTGTTGTTGGCCTGATCACCCCGTGGAACTTCCCGATCGCCATCCCTGCGTGGAAAATCGCCCCGGCCCTGGCCTACGGCAACTGCGTAGTGATCAAGCCTGCGGAGCTGGTACCGGGCTGCGCCTGGGCCCTGGCCGAAATCATCTCCCGCGCCGGCTTCCCGGCCGGTGTGTTCAACCTGGTGATGGGCAGCGGCCGTGTGGTTGGCGACGTGCTGGTCAACAGCCCTAAAGTCGACGGCATCAGCTTCACCGGATCCGTAGGCGTGGGTCGCCAGATCGCCGTCAGCTGCGTATCGCGCCAGGCCAAAGTGCAATTGGAAATGGGCGGCAAGAACCCGCAGATCATCCTCGACGACGCCGACCTCAAGCAGGCTGTCGAGCTGTCGGTACAGAGCGCGTTCTACTCCACCGGCCAGCGTTGCACGGCGTCCAGCCGCCTGATCGTGACCGCCGGTATTCACGACCAGTTCGTCGCGGCCATGGCTGAGCGCATGAAGTCGATCAAAGTCGGCCACGCCCTCAAAAGCGGCACTGACATCGGCCCGGTGGTCTCCCAGGCTCAGTTGGACCAGGACATGAAGTACATCGACATCGGCCAAAGCGAAGGTGCGCGGCTGGTGAGCGGTGGCGGCCTGGTGACCTGCGATACCGAGGGCTACTACCTGGCACCGACGCTGTTTGCCGACAGCGAAGCCGCCATGCGTATCAGCCGTGAAGAGATCTTCGGCCCGGTGGCCAACGTGGTGCGCGTGGCGGACTACGAGGCGGCGCTGGCCATGGCCAATGACACCGAGTTCGGTCTGTCGGCGGGCATTGCCACCACGTCGTTGAAGTATGCCAACCACTTCAAGCGCCATTCCCAGGCCGGGATGGTGATGGTCAACCTGCCGACTGCCGGTGTGGATTACCACGTTCCATTCGGTGGCCGTAAGGGCTCCTCCTATGGTTCGCGCGAGCAGGGTCGCTATGCGCAAGAGTTCTACACCGTGGTGAAAACCAGCTACATCGGTTCGTAA
- a CDS encoding MFS transporter, with the protein MQATKPTHVRYLILLMLFLVTTINYADRATIAIAGSSLQKDLGIDAVTLGYIFSAFGWAYVAGQIPGGWLLDRFGSKKVYALSIFTWSLFTVLQGYVGEFGVSTAVVALFMLRFMVGLAEAPSFPGNARIVAAWFPTAERGTASAIFNSAQYFATVLFAPLMGWIVYRFGWQHVFIVMGVIGIVFSLIWLKVIHSPRQHPMINEAELNHIAANGAMVDMDQDKGKGKKTDGPKWDYIRQLLTNRMMLGVYLGQYCINGITYFFLTWFPVYLVQDRGMTILKAGFIASLPAICGFIGGVLGGVISDYLLRKGHSLTFARKAPIIAGLLVSSSIIACNYVDVEWMVVGFMALAFFGKGVGALGWAVVSDTSPKQIAGLSGGLFNTFGNLASITTPIVIGYIISTTGSFKWALVFVGANALVAVFSYLVIVGPIKRVVLKEPPSKGPELTNLTEAHS; encoded by the coding sequence ATGCAAGCGACCAAGCCGACCCATGTCCGCTATTTGATCCTGCTCATGCTGTTCCTGGTGACCACGATCAACTACGCCGACCGGGCCACCATTGCTATCGCGGGCTCCAGCCTGCAAAAAGACCTCGGCATCGACGCGGTCACCCTCGGTTATATCTTCTCTGCATTCGGTTGGGCCTACGTGGCCGGGCAAATTCCCGGCGGCTGGCTGCTGGACCGTTTCGGTTCGAAAAAAGTCTATGCCCTGAGCATCTTCACCTGGTCACTGTTCACCGTGCTGCAAGGCTATGTCGGTGAGTTCGGTGTCTCCACTGCGGTTGTTGCGCTGTTCATGCTGCGCTTCATGGTGGGCCTGGCTGAAGCGCCATCCTTCCCCGGTAACGCGCGTATTGTCGCCGCCTGGTTCCCGACTGCTGAACGCGGTACGGCGTCGGCGATCTTCAACTCGGCGCAGTACTTCGCCACGGTGTTGTTCGCACCGCTGATGGGCTGGATCGTCTACCGCTTCGGCTGGCAGCACGTGTTTATCGTGATGGGCGTGATTGGCATCGTGTTCTCGCTGATCTGGCTGAAAGTTATCCACAGCCCGCGCCAGCACCCGATGATCAACGAAGCCGAGCTCAATCACATCGCCGCCAATGGCGCGATGGTCGATATGGATCAGGACAAAGGCAAGGGCAAGAAAACCGACGGTCCGAAGTGGGATTACATCCGTCAGTTACTGACCAATCGCATGATGCTGGGCGTTTACCTGGGCCAGTACTGCATCAACGGCATCACTTACTTCTTCCTGACCTGGTTCCCGGTGTACCTGGTACAGGACCGTGGCATGACCATCCTCAAGGCCGGTTTCATCGCCTCGTTGCCGGCGATCTGCGGGTTTATCGGTGGCGTGCTGGGCGGGGTGATTTCCGACTACCTGCTGCGCAAAGGCCATTCGCTGACGTTCGCCCGCAAGGCGCCGATCATCGCGGGCCTGCTGGTTTCCAGCAGCATCATTGCGTGTAACTACGTCGACGTTGAATGGATGGTGGTGGGCTTCATGGCGCTGGCCTTCTTCGGTAAAGGCGTTGGCGCACTGGGCTGGGCGGTGGTGTCCGACACCTCGCCGAAACAAATCGCCGGTCTCAGTGGCGGCTTGTTCAACACCTTCGGTAACCTGGCGTCGATCACTACGCCGATTGTCATCGGCTATATCATCAGCACCACCGGCTCGTTCAAATGGGCCCTGGTGTTCGTCGGCGCCAACGCGCTGGTGGCAGTGTTCAGCTACCTGGTTATCGTCGGCCCGATCAAACGTGTAGTACTCAAAGAGCCGCCAAGCAAGGGGCCAGAGTTGACCAACCTAACCGAAGCGCATTCCTGA
- a CDS encoding AEC family transporter: MLAIFLTTLTITAPVFAMLFLGVLLKRVNWINDNFIHTASSLVFNVTMPALLFLGILHADLHSALKPGLLLYFAVATLLSFALAWGWAIFRCPREDRGIYTQGAFRGNNGVIGLALAASMYGDYGISLGAILAALVILFYNTLSTIVLAVYSPVIKSDPWSICKSVVANPLIISVIAAAPFAIFKIGLPGWLESSGQYLADMTLPLALICIGGTLSLAALRKSGSMALSASLVKMIGLPLVATLGAWLLGFRGPELGILFLYFGAPTAAASFVMARAAEGNHELAAAIIVITTLMAAVTTNIGIFVLQAGGVDLRSRVIFRA; this comes from the coding sequence ATGCTGGCAATTTTCCTCACTACTCTCACCATCACTGCGCCGGTGTTTGCCATGCTGTTCCTGGGGGTGCTGCTCAAGCGCGTCAACTGGATCAACGACAACTTTATCCACACGGCTTCGTCTCTGGTATTCAACGTCACCATGCCGGCGTTGCTGTTCCTGGGCATCCTGCATGCCGACCTGCACTCGGCGCTCAAGCCGGGCTTGCTGCTCTATTTTGCCGTCGCCACGCTCCTGAGCTTTGCCCTGGCCTGGGGGTGGGCAATTTTTCGCTGCCCGCGTGAAGACCGGGGCATCTACACCCAGGGCGCATTTCGCGGCAATAACGGGGTGATCGGTCTGGCGCTGGCGGCCAGCATGTACGGCGACTATGGCATCTCCCTCGGCGCGATCCTCGCGGCGCTGGTGATCCTGTTTTACAACACCCTGTCGACCATCGTGCTGGCGGTGTACAGCCCGGTGATCAAGTCCGACCCGTGGAGCATCTGCAAAAGCGTGGTGGCCAACCCGCTGATCATCAGCGTAATTGCCGCCGCACCGTTCGCGATTTTCAAGATCGGCCTGCCGGGCTGGCTGGAGTCATCCGGGCAGTACCTGGCGGACATGACTCTGCCACTGGCGCTGATCTGTATCGGCGGCACCTTGTCGCTGGCGGCGCTGCGCAAAAGCGGGAGCATGGCCCTGAGTGCCAGCCTGGTGAAGATGATCGGGTTGCCGCTGGTGGCGACGCTGGGGGCCTGGCTGTTGGGGTTCCGAGGGCCGGAGCTGGGGATTCTGTTTCTGTATTTCGGCGCGCCGACCGCGGCGGCCAGCTTTGTCATGGCCCGGGCGGCGGAGGGCAATCATGAGCTGGCGGCGGCGATTATTGTGATTACTACGTTGATGGCGGCGGTGACCACCAATATCGGGATTTTCGTGTTGCAGGCGGGGGGGGTGGATCTGAGGTCTCGAGTGATCTTCAGGGCCTAA
- a CDS encoding phospholipase → MSGLELAAPEKNPPTLRFEGGEHTAIGDDTLLRFAKDAPAIPARQVELHLPNGLALTYGQVIALGGDFYGIPGQPISDGASPADRVQRFGAAFNSLAVLPASREEAHKILAVMQKEINAVSQAIKDGKQAHEAYDALGDTLSEEWNRITGGGSAVSALIPLGRYLKLAADNADHFGEWALSAYLAGHTAALQQAVVAHQTGTDQALELAYAMNSFADHFLTDLFSAGHLRVPRKQLAAVVTPGELGSLISRFMHDEDSKFGLKVRNALGDQWHAYGDKRYFDAIDADNRVQVKRAVQASADEIFETFISGAAPSPANFKAPLYVPDLNAAQNPANNFSPLFKLEGDKVLRRKDVNDLNDKHWTNDWWGWSTYLLLTDYKPNTPAN, encoded by the coding sequence ATGTCAGGTCTTGAACTCGCAGCACCCGAAAAGAACCCGCCGACCCTGCGCTTCGAAGGGGGTGAGCACACCGCCATCGGCGATGACACCCTGTTGCGTTTCGCCAAGGACGCCCCGGCGATTCCCGCACGCCAAGTCGAGTTGCACCTGCCCAATGGGCTCGCGCTCACCTACGGCCAAGTGATCGCGCTGGGCGGTGACTTCTATGGCATCCCCGGCCAGCCGATCAGTGATGGCGCCTCCCCCGCCGACCGCGTTCAGCGCTTCGGCGCAGCTTTCAACTCGCTGGCGGTACTGCCCGCCTCGCGGGAGGAAGCGCACAAGATCCTCGCGGTCATGCAAAAGGAGATCAATGCTGTAAGCCAGGCGATCAAGGACGGCAAGCAAGCCCATGAAGCCTACGATGCTTTGGGCGACACGCTGTCGGAGGAATGGAACCGCATCACCGGCGGCGGCAGTGCGGTCTCGGCGCTAATACCGCTAGGGCGTTACTTGAAACTGGCGGCGGACAACGCCGACCACTTTGGCGAGTGGGCGCTGTCGGCCTACCTGGCAGGCCATACGGCGGCGCTGCAACAGGCAGTCGTGGCTCACCAAACCGGCACCGACCAGGCGCTGGAACTGGCGTATGCGATGAACAGCTTTGCGGACCACTTCTTGACCGACCTGTTTTCCGCCGGCCACCTGCGGGTGCCGCGCAAACAGTTGGCAGCCGTGGTGACACCGGGCGAGCTGGGCTCACTGATCAGCCGTTTCATGCACGACGAAGACAGCAAGTTCGGGCTCAAGGTGCGCAATGCCTTGGGTGACCAATGGCATGCGTATGGGGATAAACGCTACTTCGACGCCATCGACGCGGACAATCGGGTGCAGGTCAAACGTGCGGTGCAAGCCTCGGCGGATGAGATCTTCGAGACCTTTATCAGCGGCGCGGCGCCCTCCCCGGCCAACTTCAAGGCGCCGCTGTATGTGCCGGATTTGAACGCGGCACAGAACCCGGCGAATAACTTTTCGCCACTGTTCAAGCTGGAGGGGGACAAGGTGCTGCGCCGCAAGGACGTGAATGACCTCAACGACAAGCACTGGACCAATGACTGGTGGGGGTGGAGTACTTATCTGCTGCTCACGGATTACAAGCCGAACACGCCTGCCAACTAA
- the kdgD gene encoding 5-dehydro-4-deoxyglucarate dehydratase — protein MNPQELKSILSHGLLSFPVTDFNAQGDFHQAGYIKRLEWLAPYGATALFAAGGTGEFFSLAASEYSQVVKTAVDTCATSVPILAGVGGATRQAIEYAQEAERLGAKGLLLLPHYLTEASQDGVAAHVEAVCKSVKIGVVVYNRNVCRLTAPLLERLAERCPNLIGYKDGLGDIELMVSIRRRLGDRFSYLGGLPTAEVYAAAYKALGVPVYSSAVFNFIPKTAMDFYHAIAKDDHATVAKIIDDFFLPYLDIRNRKAGYAVSIVKAGAKIAGYDAGPVRTPLTDLLPEEYEALAALIDKQGAQ, from the coding sequence ATGAATCCACAAGAACTGAAGTCCATCCTCTCCCACGGTCTGCTGTCTTTCCCGGTGACCGATTTCAACGCCCAGGGTGACTTCCACCAGGCGGGCTATATCAAGCGTCTGGAATGGCTGGCCCCTTACGGCGCCACTGCCCTGTTCGCTGCCGGCGGTACCGGTGAGTTTTTCTCCCTCGCTGCCAGCGAATATTCCCAGGTGGTGAAAACCGCCGTTGATACCTGCGCCACCAGCGTGCCGATTCTGGCCGGTGTTGGCGGTGCGACTCGCCAGGCCATCGAATATGCGCAAGAAGCCGAGCGCCTGGGCGCCAAAGGCTTGCTGTTGCTGCCGCACTACCTCACCGAAGCCAGCCAGGACGGCGTCGCCGCCCACGTTGAAGCGGTGTGCAAGTCGGTAAAAATCGGCGTGGTGGTTTACAACCGCAACGTCTGCCGCCTGACCGCGCCGTTGCTGGAACGCCTGGCCGAGCGCTGCCCGAACCTGATCGGCTACAAAGACGGCCTGGGTGACATCGAACTGATGGTATCGATCCGCCGTCGCCTCGGTGACCGTTTCAGCTACCTCGGCGGCCTGCCGACTGCAGAGGTTTACGCCGCTGCCTACAAGGCCCTGGGCGTGCCGGTGTACTCCTCGGCGGTGTTCAACTTCATCCCGAAAACCGCGATGGATTTCTACCACGCCATTGCCAAAGACGATCACGCCACTGTCGCCAAGATCATCGACGACTTCTTCCTGCCGTACCTGGATATCCGTAACCGCAAGGCCGGGTATGCCGTGAGCATCGTCAAGGCAGGTGCAAAAATCGCCGGCTACGACGCAGGCCCTGTGCGCACGCCGCTGACCGACCTGTTGCCGGAAGAGTACGAAGCCCTGGCCGCGCTGATCGACAAGCAAGGCGCGCAATAA
- a CDS encoding carboxymuconolactone decarboxylase family protein → MTDPKKPGVEMRRQVMGDVFVDRALGNATEFTQPLQDFVNDHAWGSVWNREGLPLKTRSLITLAALTALKCPQELKGHVRGALNNGCTVEEIREALLHCAVYAGVPAAIDAFRAAQEVIEAYQADKQ, encoded by the coding sequence ATGACCGATCCGAAAAAGCCCGGGGTTGAGATGCGTCGCCAGGTCATGGGCGATGTGTTCGTCGACCGCGCCCTGGGCAACGCCACCGAGTTCACCCAGCCGCTGCAGGACTTCGTCAACGACCACGCCTGGGGCAGCGTGTGGAACCGCGAAGGTTTGCCGTTGAAGACGCGCAGCCTGATCACCCTCGCCGCCCTGACCGCGCTCAAGTGCCCGCAGGAGCTAAAGGGCCATGTACGTGGCGCGCTGAACAATGGCTGCACCGTGGAAGAGATTCGCGAAGCGCTGCTGCATTGCGCAGTGTATGCCGGTGTGCCGGCGGCGATTGATGCGTTTCGTGCGGCGCAGGAAGTGATTGAGGCGTATCAGGCCGATAAGCAGTGA
- the garD gene encoding galactarate dehydratase, which yields MQLIEHADSPRSIRLHERDNVVIVVNDQGVPAGTEFPDGLVTVDFIPQSHKVTLEDIPEGGQIIRYGQTIGYALAPIPRGSWVQEDQLRMPTAPPLDSLPLSTEVPETQAPLEGFTFEGYRNADGTVGTRNILGITTTVQCVTGVLDHAVKRIKDELLPKYPHVDDVVALTHSYGCGVAITAKDAYIPIRTVRNLARNPNLGGEALVISLGCEKLQAGQVMHDNDSSVDLSEPWLYRLQDSSHGFTEMIEQIMELAEVRLKKLDQRRRETVPASELILGMQCGGSDAFSGITANPALGYASDLLLRAGATVMFSEVTEVRDAIYLLTSRAESTDVAQELVREMDWYDRYLAKGEADRSANTTPGNKKGGLSNIVEKSLGSIVKSGSSAINGVLGPGERFKRKGLIFCATPASDFVCGTLQLAAGMNLHVFTTGRGTPYGLAMAPVVKVSTRTELAQRWPDLIDIDAGRIATGRATIEELGWELFHFYLDVASGKKQTWAEHHKLHNDITLFNPAPIT from the coding sequence ATGCAGTTGATTGAACATGCCGACTCGCCGCGCTCGATCCGTTTGCACGAGCGCGACAACGTGGTGATCGTGGTCAATGACCAGGGCGTACCGGCCGGGACCGAGTTCCCGGACGGCCTGGTGACCGTGGATTTCATCCCTCAGAGCCACAAAGTGACGCTGGAAGATATCCCCGAAGGCGGTCAGATAATTCGCTACGGCCAGACCATCGGTTACGCCCTGGCGCCGATTCCGCGCGGCAGTTGGGTCCAGGAAGATCAACTGCGCATGCCCACCGCGCCGCCGCTGGACAGCTTGCCGCTGTCCACCGAGGTGCCTGAAACCCAGGCACCGCTGGAAGGTTTTACGTTTGAGGGTTACCGCAATGCCGACGGCACCGTCGGCACGCGCAATATTCTCGGCATTACCACCACGGTGCAGTGCGTGACCGGGGTGCTGGATCATGCGGTCAAGCGCATCAAGGACGAATTGCTGCCCAAGTACCCCCACGTCGATGACGTGGTGGCGCTGACCCACAGCTATGGCTGTGGGGTTGCGATTACCGCGAAGGACGCCTACATACCGATCCGTACCGTGCGCAACCTGGCGCGCAACCCGAACCTGGGCGGCGAAGCCTTGGTGATCAGCCTGGGTTGCGAGAAATTGCAGGCCGGGCAGGTGATGCACGACAACGACAGCTCCGTCGATTTGAGCGAGCCGTGGTTGTATCGGCTGCAGGATTCCAGCCACGGTTTTACCGAGATGATCGAGCAGATCATGGAACTGGCCGAGGTCCGCTTGAAGAAGCTCGACCAGCGCCGCCGGGAAACCGTGCCGGCGTCCGAGCTGATCCTGGGCATGCAGTGCGGCGGCAGTGATGCGTTTTCCGGCATCACCGCCAACCCGGCGCTGGGCTATGCCTCGGATTTGCTGTTGCGGGCCGGGGCGACGGTGATGTTTTCTGAAGTCACTGAAGTCCGCGATGCTATCTATCTGCTGACTTCACGTGCTGAAAGCACAGATGTTGCCCAAGAGCTTGTAAGGGAAATGGACTGGTACGACCGCTACCTGGCCAAGGGCGAGGCGGATCGCAGCGCCAACACCACGCCGGGCAACAAGAAGGGCGGGTTGTCGAACATTGTCGAGAAGTCCTTGGGCTCCATCGTCAAGTCCGGCAGCAGCGCGATCAACGGCGTACTGGGCCCGGGCGAGCGTTTCAAGCGCAAGGGCCTGATCTTTTGTGCCACGCCGGCCAGCGACTTTGTGTGCGGAACCTTGCAGCTTGCTGCGGGGATGAACCTGCATGTGTTCACCACCGGGCGCGGCACGCCTTACGGGCTAGCGATGGCGCCAGTGGTGAAGGTCTCGACGCGCACGGAGCTGGCGCAACGCTGGCCGGACCTTATCGATATCGACGCCGGGCGCATTGCCACCGGGCGTGCGACCATCGAGGAGCTGGGCTGGGAGTTGTTCCACTTCTACCTGGACGTGGCCAGCGGCAAAAAGCAGACCTGGGCGGAGCATCACAAACTGCACAACGACATCACCTTGTTCAACCCGGCGCCGATTACCTGA